A window of the Bacillota bacterium genome harbors these coding sequences:
- a CDS encoding ABC transporter ATP-binding protein translates to MTGAGRGLPGGAALGLTRGRRLITREILKYGAPLTGGVLCLAVTVAGTLLLPMVVGRGLFDEVLSGKDLAALYRVLLITVAIYVLKGLAQFGATYLIAYAGQRAVADLRARLHDHLQRLSVGYLQRQRVGDQVSRITSDLTLIQAALSPGLAELVQNAAMLLGTTAVVFYVHWRLALVAFLVLPLAGLAVEAYGRLIRRYTKEAQERVADVAGILHESLSAIRVVKAFTLEEQQRRRFQASNERQFSAAMKSAQMMAAAFPVVELLMLASMAAVVYVGAVEVLAGHLTTGELVAFLSYLGLVTGPVSSIGRVYTQMQQGVAAADRAAEILAQVPEAADLPGAVPLDPAEVRGAIAFHGVSFRYEDAEVEALHHIDLNVEPGQVVAIVGPSGAGKTTLVSLLPRFFDPTEGRITLDGRDLRSIRLGSLRRLVAVVPQETVLFRLTVAENIAVGFPGATRRQIEEAARMANAAPFIEKLPEGYDTLLGDLGAGLSGGERQRLAIARAMLRNPRVLILDEATSSLDAESEALVQEALARLMQGRTTFIVAHRLSTVSRADLIVAMDQGRIVECGTHEELLRRGGLYSRLYRLQTVPA, encoded by the coding sequence ATGACCGGCGCCGGCAGGGGCCTTCCGGGCGGCGCCGCGCTCGGCCTGACCCGAGGCCGGCGGCTGATTACCCGGGAGATCCTCAAGTACGGCGCGCCGCTCACCGGCGGCGTGCTCTGTTTGGCCGTGACCGTGGCCGGCACGCTTCTGCTGCCCATGGTGGTGGGCCGCGGCCTCTTCGACGAGGTGCTGTCGGGCAAGGATCTGGCGGCGCTTTACCGGGTCCTCCTGATCACGGTGGCCATCTACGTGTTGAAGGGCCTGGCGCAGTTCGGCGCGACTTACCTCATCGCCTATGCAGGCCAGCGCGCCGTGGCGGACCTGCGGGCGCGCCTGCACGACCACCTGCAGAGGCTGTCAGTCGGCTACCTGCAGCGCCAGCGCGTTGGCGACCAGGTCTCCCGCATCACCTCCGACCTGACGCTCATCCAGGCCGCTCTGAGCCCGGGCCTTGCCGAGCTGGTCCAGAACGCCGCGATGCTCCTCGGCACCACCGCCGTGGTCTTCTACGTCCACTGGCGCCTGGCGCTGGTGGCGTTTCTCGTGCTACCCCTGGCCGGCCTGGCGGTGGAAGCTTACGGGCGGCTGATCCGCCGCTACACGAAAGAAGCCCAGGAGCGCGTCGCCGACGTGGCGGGGATTTTGCACGAGAGCCTGAGCGCCATCCGGGTCGTCAAGGCGTTCACGCTGGAGGAGCAGCAGCGCCGGCGGTTCCAGGCGTCCAACGAACGGCAGTTCAGCGCCGCCATGAAGTCCGCGCAGATGATGGCAGCCGCGTTCCCCGTGGTGGAGCTGTTGATGCTGGCCTCGATGGCCGCGGTGGTGTACGTGGGCGCGGTCGAGGTGCTGGCCGGGCACCTCACCACGGGTGAACTGGTGGCGTTCCTATCCTACCTGGGCCTCGTGACCGGGCCAGTCTCCAGCATCGGCCGCGTCTACACCCAGATGCAGCAGGGGGTCGCCGCCGCGGACCGGGCCGCCGAGATCCTGGCCCAGGTGCCGGAGGCCGCCGACCTGCCGGGCGCCGTTCCGCTCGACCCGGCCGAGGTGAGGGGGGCCATCGCCTTTCACGGCGTGAGCTTCCGCTACGAGGACGCCGAGGTTGAGGCGCTTCACCACATCGACCTGAACGTCGAGCCGGGCCAGGTGGTGGCCATCGTCGGGCCCAGCGGAGCGGGCAAGACCACGTTGGTCAGCCTCTTGCCGCGCTTTTTCGACCCCACCGAGGGGCGCATCACCCTGGACGGCCGTGACCTGCGGTCCATCCGGCTCGGTTCGCTGCGGCGGCTGGTGGCCGTGGTCCCGCAGGAGACGGTGCTGTTCCGCCTGACGGTGGCGGAGAACATCGCCGTGGGGTTCCCCGGGGCCACCCGCCGCCAGATCGAAGAGGCAGCCCGCATGGCCAACGCGGCCCCGTTCATCGAGAAGCTGCCCGAGGGCTACGACACGCTTTTGGGGGACCTGGGAGCGGGGCTGTCGGGCGGCGAGCGCCAGCGCCTGGCCATCGCCCGGGCCATGCTGCGAAACCCCCGGGTGCTGATCCTGGACGAGGCGACGAGTTCGCTTGACGCCGAATCGGAGGCGCTGGTCCAGGAGGCGCTGGCGCGCCTGATGCAGGGCCGCACCACTTTCATCGTGGCCCACCGGTTATCGACCGTCAGCCGGGCCGATCTCATCGTGGCCATGGACCAGGGCCGCATCGTGGAGTGCGGCACGCACGAGGAACTGCTGCGCCGGGGCGGCCTCTACTCCCGGCTGTACCGGCTCCAGACCGTTCCCGCGTAA
- a CDS encoding NAD-dependent epimerase/dehydratase family protein, protein MVTGGAGFIGSHVVEALMAEGWSVGVVDDLSSGRPENVPAGVELVQADVRSPEARDFFFRFKPEAVAHLAAQVSVAKSVTDPGLDAAINIEGTLAVAAACREAGVSRLVLASSAAVYGAPAYLPVDEAHPTVPLSPYGVSKLAAEHYVRVLSELAGASWVVLRYGNVYGPRQDALGEAGVVAVFVSKLVAGEAFPVHGDGQQSRDFVYVQDAAAATARAMAVEAAGGNVLNVAAGSATTVLELARALWAAAGRSGQPRLAFGEVRPGDIRQSRLDPGRAERVLGWRPAVGLEAGLRQTLLWWQKVSAVREGAG, encoded by the coding sequence GTGGTTACCGGCGGCGCGGGCTTCATCGGTTCCCACGTGGTAGAGGCGCTGATGGCCGAGGGCTGGAGCGTAGGCGTCGTGGACGACCTGTCGTCGGGGCGCCCGGAGAACGTCCCGGCGGGCGTCGAGCTGGTCCAGGCCGACGTGCGCAGCCCCGAAGCGCGGGACTTCTTCTTTCGCTTCAAGCCGGAAGCGGTGGCACACCTGGCGGCGCAGGTCAGCGTGGCGAAAAGCGTCACTGACCCCGGGCTGGATGCGGCCATCAACATCGAGGGGACCTTGGCGGTGGCCGCAGCGTGCCGGGAGGCCGGCGTGAGCCGGCTCGTCCTGGCCTCGTCGGCGGCCGTGTACGGGGCCCCGGCGTACCTTCCCGTGGACGAGGCCCACCCCACGGTGCCGCTCTCCCCATACGGGGTCTCCAAGCTCGCTGCCGAGCATTACGTGCGGGTGCTCTCCGAACTGGCCGGCGCTTCGTGGGTCGTGCTGCGCTACGGCAACGTCTACGGTCCCCGGCAGGATGCGTTGGGCGAGGCCGGGGTGGTGGCCGTCTTCGTGAGCAAGCTGGTGGCCGGCGAGGCGTTCCCGGTTCACGGAGACGGACAGCAGAGCCGGGACTTCGTCTACGTGCAGGACGCGGCGGCGGCGACAGCACGCGCCATGGCCGTGGAGGCCGCCGGCGGCAACGTGCTCAACGTGGCCGCGGGCAGTGCGACAACCGTCCTGGAGCTGGCACGGGCGCTTTGGGCCGCAGCCGGGCGAAGCGGTCAGCCGCGCCTTGCGTTTGGGGAGGTGCGGCCCGGAGACATACGCCAAAGCCGCCTGGATCCGGGGCGCGCCGAGAGGGTGCTGGGGTGGCGCCCGGCCGTCGGCCTCGAGGCCGGGCTGAGGCAGACGCTTCTCTGGTGGCAGAAGGTGAGCGCCGTGCGGGAGGGCGCCGGGTGA